The sequence CACCGCCCCCGCCACGCCCACCGTCTCGACCCGTTGTCGGATCCCTGTCCATCGCCGATCAGGCATGCGCAGAAGTCAGGTGCTGTCACCGGCGACGGAACTGCCGGGGGTTCGGCGCGGCAGGCGATGGCTGTGACGGTGGCGCCCACCAGGGCCGTGAGCATCCTGACGAGGACTGATGGTTGGCGCAGCGCACGCGTTGTGCCGTTCGTTGTACCCGGTGCAGGCCGGAGTTCGCCGCCCGGGGAGCGACGCGAGAACGCGAGCAGGAGCGCGATCGACCTGGTCGCCGAGCTGAACACCGTACCGGGAAGGTGTCGACTGATCTGCGGTGTCGGTCATCTGTCGGGGGCTGTCGGTCGGATGTCGGCGGCTCGTCGGCGGGGCGTGACACCTTCCTGAGAAGGCCGGCTGGAGTTCACCGGGCGGCCCCGATCGCGAGGAGCCATCATGCACACTCCCGTCACAGTCATCGGCGCCGGACTTGGTGGACTCACGCTGGCACGCGTCCTGCACGTCCACGGAATACCGGTCACGGTCTACGAGGCGGAGCCCTCGCCGTCGGTGCGTTCGCAGGGCGGGATGCTCGATATCCACGACTACAACGGGCAGCTCGCCCTCGAGGCGGCCGGCCTGATGGACGAGTTCCACGCCATCGTCCTGGAGGGCCGCCAGGCGATGCGGGTCCTCGACCGGGACGGGACCGTCCTGTTCGAGAAGGCCGACGACGGTACGGGCGGACGCCCCGAGGCGCTGCGCGGCGAGCTGCGGCGGATCCTGCTCGACTCCCTCCCGGCCGGCACCGTGCGGTGGGGGCACAAAGTCGGCGGCGCCCGTGCCCTCGGCGAGGGCCGCCACGAGGTGACGTTCGACGACGGCACTGCCGTCGTCACCGGCCTTCTGGTCGGCGCGGACGGCGCGTGGTCACGCATCCGGCCGCTGCTCTCCACCGCCACACCCGAGTATGTCGGCACGTCGTGCGTCGAGACATACCTGTTCGACGCCGACACCCGTTGCCCCGCCGCCGCCAAAGCGGTCGGCGGCGGGGCGATGATCGTGCCCTCGCCGGGCAGGGAGATCTTCGCCCACCGGGAGAGCGGCGACACCTTGCACACCTACGTGGTGCTGTCCAAGCCGCAGGACTGGTTCGCCGCCATCGATTTCACCGATGCCGACGCGGCTACCGCGCGGATCGCGGCGGAGTTCGACGGCTGGGCGCCGGAACTCACCGCGCTGATCACCGACGGCGACACCGCGCCGGTGCTGCGCCACAACTACGCTCTGCCCACCGGACACCGGTGGGACCGCGTACCGGGCGTGACCCTGCTCGGCGACGCCGCCCACCTCCAGGCCCCGAACGGCGAAGGTGCCAACCTGGCCATGCTCGACGGCGCCGAACTCGGCAAGGCCCTCGCCGCGCACCCCGACGACATCGAGACCGCGCTCACCGAGTACGAGCAGGCCATGTTCCCCCGCAGCGCCGAGGTCGCCACTTATGAAGGTGTCGAGGTCCACCGGATCGACTCCGACGACAACACAGCCCACGGCCTGGTCAACACGTTCACCGAGAAGGACCAATGAGCCGCTCAAGCCCGGAACTGATGCTCTCCTTACCCCCCTTGCTCAACCGTGACGTCATGGCCAGTCATTGATGGCGGTCATCTGCACGGTTGCCTCGCAGCGGACGGCGAGCCTTTCGTACCTCGTGGCCAACGGGCGGTGTCGCTCAGGTTTGTTGATCCCGCGCTCGACCGCGTGGCGTTGCTTGTAGTGCGTGGTCTGGAAGGCGTACGCACGTCCGCCGCGCCTGCCTCGCCGACGCCGGTTGGCCGCCTGGTCGGCCTTGATCGGGATCGTGCCTTTGATCCGGCGTCGGCGCGGTAGGCATTGTCGGCCTGGGACGCAGAGCTCTTGTCCGCCGGCACCCGGCCCGGGGCGGGTGCTCGGGGCTCCCGTCGAGGCGCGGGACGCGGATGTGCTTGAGGACCGGTTCGGTGACCAGCTTCGCTCACACCCCCGCCAGCTACCACCGACGGAAGAACGGGTACACACATGGCCAGGTTCCGTAGCGTTCATCGTTGGTCGGCCCGGCTCCACCCCGACCGGCGGCAGCGGTTCGAGCCCTCCCACTGGGCGTCGGCCGGATGACCGCGGCCTCCAGGCTGTGGTCATCCGGTACTGAGGGTCATCTTGGTCGACGACGTCACCTGCCGGACACAAGCTCCGCCAGGTGGTGCAGCGAGTTGGTGAGATGTTCAGGGCCGAACGGCGGGAACTGGATGCCCCGCTCCCGGATGAACTGTGGCACCGCCGACCAGTCGTAGGTGAGCGTGACCTCAGTCTGGGACGGACCGAGCGGCGCAAGGTCGTAACGCCAGATCCAGCCGCCGAACTCCAGGTGACCGTCGTCCTTCTCCTGCCCCGTAAGCCAGCCGATGGTGTGCGGCGGGCCGAGAATTTCGACCTTGTTGACCGTCTGGTAGCCACCGTTCGGATGGTTGGCGTGATACATGTCCATCCGGAAAATCTGCCCCACCTCGGTCAGTGGCGCCCGGTCGACAGCTTCCTGAACCCACCCCGTGCCATCGATCGCAGAATGGGTCGTCGGGTCCGCCAGCACCGCGAACACCCTCGCGGCGGGCACGGCGACAGTCAGGGTGGCGCTCACGTTCTCCTGATCCACGGTGTGCACGCTCCTTGTCATCTCATCTCGCGCCTCCCGCAGACGCGGGAGAGGGACGTTTCCAATATGCAGACGACGCGGCGAGGCGGAACTCATCGGTCGTGTGGGCGGAACCCGTACCCGTGCCACCACGGCGGGGCAGTAAGG is a genomic window of Streptomyces griseochromogenes containing:
- a CDS encoding polyketide cyclase, with protein sequence MDQENVSATLTVAVPAARVFAVLADPTTHSAIDGTGWVQEAVDRAPLTEVGQIFRMDMYHANHPNGGYQTVNKVEILGPPHTIGWLTGQEKDDGHLEFGGWIWRYDLAPLGPSQTEVTLTYDWSAVPQFIRERGIQFPPFGPEHLTNSLHHLAELVSGR
- a CDS encoding FAD-dependent oxidoreductase; amino-acid sequence: MHTPVTVIGAGLGGLTLARVLHVHGIPVTVYEAEPSPSVRSQGGMLDIHDYNGQLALEAAGLMDEFHAIVLEGRQAMRVLDRDGTVLFEKADDGTGGRPEALRGELRRILLDSLPAGTVRWGHKVGGARALGEGRHEVTFDDGTAVVTGLLVGADGAWSRIRPLLSTATPEYVGTSCVETYLFDADTRCPAAAKAVGGGAMIVPSPGREIFAHRESGDTLHTYVVLSKPQDWFAAIDFTDADAATARIAAEFDGWAPELTALITDGDTAPVLRHNYALPTGHRWDRVPGVTLLGDAAHLQAPNGEGANLAMLDGAELGKALAAHPDDIETALTEYEQAMFPRSAEVATYEGVEVHRIDSDDNTAHGLVNTFTEKDQ